GAACAGATAAATGATATCCTTGTTTCTGTTTCTCATCATGTTTGATGAGTGAAAAAGCCTGAGAAATGCTAGGTAGAGGCGATATCATGAGAATTTGACCTCTTGCTGTGGAATAACTATCATTTAGGCCCATAAGGAACTGAAGCAACTTCTTTCTTTACTCTCTCTCCTCGTGAAGTTTGTAAAACCCACACTGACATCCACATTTGTAGGCAATAACAGACTCTAATGCTGCATACTCATCCCAGAGATTTTTCAATTTATGATAATAGATTTCCACTGATTTGTCACTGTGTTCCAAAGCATGTAGTTCTTTCAAAACCTGATAAACTCGATGACCGTTCACACTTGAGAATTGATCATGTAACTCTTCCCACATTTGATGAGCTGAAGTAACAAAATCCATGCCATTACTTATTTCATTCGATACAGTATTCATGATCCAGCTTATAACCATGTCATTGACTCTGTCCCACTG
This genomic window from Apium graveolens cultivar Ventura unplaced genomic scaffold, ASM990537v1 ctg3969, whole genome shotgun sequence contains:
- the LOC141701509 gene encoding uncharacterized protein LOC141701509, producing MLGQNLGKNTHVSYANAVSSTPVRDGTDSGKDAEHNDHPGLVLISKKLTATDNFGPWKRSITISLSVKNKIGIVNGTYVRPEETSVLRAQWDRVNDMVISWIMNTVSNEISNGMDFVTSAHQMWEELHDQFSSVNGHRVYQVLKELHALEHSDKSVEIYYHKLKNLWDEYAALESVIAYKCGCQCGFYKLHEERE